In a genomic window of Mageeibacillus indolicus UPII9-5:
- a CDS encoding lysozyme family protein, producing MKLKTLVIGGSGLFLMVFSLLLFVAILFSDEQDSGISNIHYGGVNVSAEVLAHKPMVEKYAKEYGVEEYVNILLAIIQVESGGTAEDVMQSSESLGLPPNSLSTEESIKQGVKYFSELLASSERLSVDLESVIQSYNYGGGFLGYVANRGNKYTFELAQSFSKEYSGGEKVSYPNPIAIPINGGWRYNYGNMFYVQLVTQYLVTTEFDDDTVQAIMDEALKYEGWRYVYGGASPTTSFDCSGLTQWTYGKAGINLPRTAQQQYDVTQHIPLSEAQAGDLVFFHSTYNAGSYITHVGIYLGNNRMFHAGDPIGYADLTSPYWQQHLVGAGRIKQ from the coding sequence ATGAAGTTGAAAACTTTAGTGATTGGTGGTTCTGGATTATTCTTGATGGTCTTCTCACTGCTTCTGTTTGTTGCCATTTTATTTTCAGATGAACAGGACAGCGGAATTTCCAATATTCATTATGGAGGTGTGAATGTTTCCGCAGAAGTGCTGGCTCATAAGCCTATGGTAGAAAAATATGCCAAAGAATATGGCGTTGAAGAATATGTCAACATACTTCTTGCGATTATACAGGTGGAATCGGGCGGTACTGCGGAAGATGTTATGCAGTCCTCGGAATCCCTCGGTCTTCCACCTAATTCATTGAGTACAGAAGAATCCATTAAGCAAGGTGTGAAGTATTTCAGTGAATTATTAGCCAGTAGCGAAAGGCTCAGTGTAGATTTAGAATCGGTTATCCAGTCCTACAATTATGGTGGTGGTTTCTTAGGGTATGTGGCTAATCGTGGAAATAAATATACCTTTGAACTGGCTCAAAGTTTCTCAAAAGAGTATTCAGGTGGCGAAAAAGTGTCTTACCCCAATCCCATAGCCATACCTATCAATGGGGGCTGGCGATACAACTATGGCAATATGTTTTATGTGCAACTGGTAACGCAGTATCTTGTCACAACAGAGTTTGATGATGATACGGTACAAGCCATCATGGACGAAGCACTGAAATATGAGGGCTGGCGATACGTTTACGGTGGAGCTTCCCCGACTACTTCTTTTGATTGTAGCGGACTGACACAATGGACGTATGGAAAAGCTGGAATTAACTTACCACGAACCGCACAACAGCAATATGATGTGACCCAGCATATCCCACTATCGGAAGCACAAGCTGGCGATTTGGTTTTCTTTCATTCTACCTATAACGCTGGCTCTTATATTACTCATGTTGGGATATACCTTGGCAATAACCGTATGTTTCATGCAGGCGACCCAATCGGTTATGCCGACTTAACAAGCCCCTACTGGCAACAGCATTTAGTGGGAGCAGGACGAATCAAACAATGA
- a CDS encoding conjugal transfer protein translates to MRKEDLMMKFRKNQNKEKQIPKEKKPRVYYKVNPHKKVVIALWVLLGLSFSFAIFKHFTAIDTHTIHETTIIEKEYVDTHHVENFVENFAKVYYSWEQSDKSIDNRMESLKGYLTDELQALNVDTVRKDIPVSSSVRGFQIWTVEPTGDNEFNVTYSVDQLITEGENTKTVHSAYIVSVYVDGSGNMVLVKNPTITNIPKKSSYKPKAIESEGTVDSITTNEINEFLTTFFKLYPTATASELSYYVNDGILKPIGKEYIFQELVNPIHNRKDNQVTVSLTVEYIDQQTKATQVSQFDLVLEKNGSNWKIIE, encoded by the coding sequence ATGAGAAAGGAAGATTTAATGATGAAATTTAGAAAAAATCAGAATAAAGAAAAACAGATACCAAAGGAAAAGAAACCTCGTGTCTACTATAAGGTCAATCCTCATAAAAAGGTTGTGATTGCCTTGTGGGTACTTTTAGGGCTTAGTTTCAGCTTTGCGATATTCAAGCACTTTACAGCTATAGATACTCATACTATTCACGAAACAACTATCATAGAAAAGGAATACGTTGATACTCATCATGTAGAAAATTTTGTAGAGAACTTTGCGAAAGTCTACTATTCATGGGAGCAATCCGATAAGTCCATTGATAATCGAATGGAAAGTCTAAAAGGCTATCTGACAGATGAACTTCAAGCTCTCAATGTTGATACAGTACGCAAAGATATTCCTGTATCGTCTTCTGTAAGAGGATTTCAGATATGGACGGTAGAGCCAACTGGCGACAATGAGTTTAATGTAACCTACAGTGTAGACCAGCTCATTACAGAGGGAGAAAATACAAAGACCGTCCACTCTGCTTATATAGTGAGTGTCTATGTAGATGGTTCTGGAAATATGGTACTGGTTAAGAATCCGACCATTACCAACATACCTAAGAAATCAAGTTATAAACCAAAAGCCATTGAAAGTGAGGGGACGGTTGATTCCATTACAACCAATGAAATCAATGAGTTTTTAACGACGTTCTTCAAGCTCTATCCTACAGCGACAGCCAGTGAACTTTCCTACTATGTGAATGACGGGATATTAAAACCAATCGGAAAAGAGTACATCTTTCAAGAACTGGTAAATCCTATTCACAATCGTAAGGATAATCAAGTCACGGTATCGCTGACAGTGGAGTATATCGACCAGCAGACCAAAGCAACGCAGGTATCTCAATTTGATTTGGTACTTGAAAAGAACGGGAGTAATTGGAAGATTATAGAATAA
- a CDS encoding tetracycline resistance determinant leader peptide, which translates to MILKYPENICMLCMPMVMHKNPSDKSIYHWDFYALLGF; encoded by the coding sequence GTGATTCTAAAGTATCCGGAGAATATCTGTATGCTTTGTATGCCTATGGTTATGCATAAAAATCCCAGTGATAAGAGTATTTATCACTGGGATTTTTATGCCCTTTTGGGCTTTTGA